The proteins below are encoded in one region of Pleuronectes platessa chromosome 14, fPlePla1.1, whole genome shotgun sequence:
- the cers6 gene encoding ceramide synthase 6 isoform X2, whose product MAGILVWFWNERFWLPHNVTWADLKNTDEATFPQAEDLYLACPVAFCIFMIRLVFERFIARPCAMGLKIQTNGPQRAQPNAILEKVFTAITKHPDEKRLEGLSKQLDWDVRTIQRWFRQRRNQEKPSTLARFCESMWRFTFYLYIFTYGVRFLKKTPWLWNTKECWYNYPYQPLTVDVHYYYVLELSFYLSLLFSQFTDIRRKDFLIMFLHHVATISLITFSYVNNMARVGTLVMCLHDAADVLIEAAKMANYAKCQILCNLLFAMFAVLFISSRLGVYPVWILNTTLFESWEIVGPYPSWWVFNLLLVLLQLLHSFWSYLIVKTACRAISKGKVSKDDRSDIESSSDEDDSPPPSQKHHSSATNGTNKSHGTNGYLTGAPYPDEH is encoded by the exons ATGGCCGGTATCCTGGTGTGGTTCTGGAACGAGCGCTTCTGGCTCCCGCACAACGTAACATGGGCTGACTTAAAAAACACGGACGAGGCGACGTTCCCGCAAGCCGAGGATCTGTATCTGGCGTGTCCTGTAGCCTTCTGTATCTTCATGATCCGGCTGGTGTTTGAAAG GTTTATTGCTCGACCATGTGCGATGGGCCTGAAGATCCAAACCAACGGGCCACAGAGAGCACAGCCCAACGCCATCCTGGAGAAGGTTTTCACCGCTATAACCAAG CACCCAGATGAGAAGAGGCTGGAGGGTCTGTCCAAGCAGCTTGACTGGGATGTACGGACCATCCAGCGCTGGTTCAGACAACGGCGCAACCAGGAGAAGCCCAGCACCCTCGCCCGATTCTGTGAAAGCAT GTGGAGATTTACATTCTATCTGTACATATTTACCTACGGAGTGCGTTTCCTTAAAAAG ACTCCCTGGTTATGGAACACTAAAGAGTGCTGGTACAACTATCCCTACCAG cCACTGACCGTGGACgtccattattattatgtacTGGAGCTGTCTTTCTACCTGTCCTTACTCTTTTCCCAATTCACAGACATCAGGAGGAAG GATTTCCTGATCATGTTCCTTCATCACGTGGCGACGATCTCCCTCATCACATTTTCTTACGTGAACAACATGGCCCGAGTGGGAACTCTGGTCATGTGTCTGCACGACGCAGCCGACGTGCTGATAGAG gcTGCCAAGATGGCCAACTATGCCAAATGTCAGATTCTGTGCAACCTCCTGTTTGCAATGTTTGCGGTTCTCTTCATAAGTTCCAGACTGGGGGTTTACCCTGTCTG GATTTTAAACACCACCTTGTTTGAGAGTTGGGAGATCGTTGGGCCCTACCCGTCCTGGTGGGTCTTCAACCTGCTCCtggtcctgctgcagcttctccactCCTTCTGGTCCTACCTCATAGTGAAGACAGCGTGCCGAGCCATATCCAAAGGAAAG GTGTCAAAAGACGACCGCAGCGACATCGAGTCCAGCTCTGACGAGGacgacagccccccccccagtcagaAGCACCACAGCAGCGCCACCAACGGCACCAACAAAAGTCACGGGACCAACGGCTACCTGACGGGGGCCCCGTATCCCGACGAACACTGA
- the cers6 gene encoding ceramide synthase 6 isoform X1: protein MAGILVWFWNERFWLPHNVTWADLKNTDEATFPQAEDLYLACPVAFCIFMIRLVFERFIARPCAMGLKIQTNGPQRAQPNAILEKVFTAITKHPDEKRLEGLSKQLDWDVRTIQRWFRQRRNQEKPSTLARFCESMWRFTFYLYIFTYGVRFLKKTPWLWNTKECWYNYPYQPLTVDVHYYYVLELSFYLSLLFSQFTDIRRKDFLIMFLHHVATISLITFSYVNNMARVGTLVMCLHDAADVLIEAAKMANYAKCQILCNLLFAMFAVLFISSRLGVYPVWILNTTLFESWEIVGPYPSWWVFNLLLVLLQLLHSFWSYLIVKTACRAISKGKVGKWNPLHVSKDDRSDIESSSDEDDSPPPSQKHHSSATNGTNKSHGTNGYLTGAPYPDEH from the exons ATGGCCGGTATCCTGGTGTGGTTCTGGAACGAGCGCTTCTGGCTCCCGCACAACGTAACATGGGCTGACTTAAAAAACACGGACGAGGCGACGTTCCCGCAAGCCGAGGATCTGTATCTGGCGTGTCCTGTAGCCTTCTGTATCTTCATGATCCGGCTGGTGTTTGAAAG GTTTATTGCTCGACCATGTGCGATGGGCCTGAAGATCCAAACCAACGGGCCACAGAGAGCACAGCCCAACGCCATCCTGGAGAAGGTTTTCACCGCTATAACCAAG CACCCAGATGAGAAGAGGCTGGAGGGTCTGTCCAAGCAGCTTGACTGGGATGTACGGACCATCCAGCGCTGGTTCAGACAACGGCGCAACCAGGAGAAGCCCAGCACCCTCGCCCGATTCTGTGAAAGCAT GTGGAGATTTACATTCTATCTGTACATATTTACCTACGGAGTGCGTTTCCTTAAAAAG ACTCCCTGGTTATGGAACACTAAAGAGTGCTGGTACAACTATCCCTACCAG cCACTGACCGTGGACgtccattattattatgtacTGGAGCTGTCTTTCTACCTGTCCTTACTCTTTTCCCAATTCACAGACATCAGGAGGAAG GATTTCCTGATCATGTTCCTTCATCACGTGGCGACGATCTCCCTCATCACATTTTCTTACGTGAACAACATGGCCCGAGTGGGAACTCTGGTCATGTGTCTGCACGACGCAGCCGACGTGCTGATAGAG gcTGCCAAGATGGCCAACTATGCCAAATGTCAGATTCTGTGCAACCTCCTGTTTGCAATGTTTGCGGTTCTCTTCATAAGTTCCAGACTGGGGGTTTACCCTGTCTG GATTTTAAACACCACCTTGTTTGAGAGTTGGGAGATCGTTGGGCCCTACCCGTCCTGGTGGGTCTTCAACCTGCTCCtggtcctgctgcagcttctccactCCTTCTGGTCCTACCTCATAGTGAAGACAGCGTGCCGAGCCATATCCAAAGGAAAG GTGGGGAAATGGAATCCCTTACAT GTGTCAAAAGACGACCGCAGCGACATCGAGTCCAGCTCTGACGAGGacgacagccccccccccagtcagaAGCACCACAGCAGCGCCACCAACGGCACCAACAAAAGTCACGGGACCAACGGCTACCTGACGGGGGCCCCGTATCCCGACGAACACTGA